From Frateuria aurantia DSM 6220, one genomic window encodes:
- a CDS encoding sensor histidine kinase — MPAPALSWPRHWLAGDRRRSLRRRLLLFLLLPLMMLLVAGAAVTYLGALAYSNRIHDRNLVDSAMALAQLLNQRPAGEKLTAQARFLLEYDPDGRNYFSIRSMRHGITTGSDDLAPSDHPPQLDRGAVLYDTRFFDRKIRVAALVMPNRYEPSDLLTVSVAETLEDRRRRAREILLLAIPTQTVLILAMFALVWFGVNHGLRELQPLTERLARREHDLAPITDADVPEEVQPLTRTIDGLFGRLRSMLNLQERFIADAAHQLRTPLAGLRVHADRLQRPQTPEETADAIGQIQRLVERASRSTSQLLALTRAQSTQVHDLADQTIDLATLIPELVGLRVQEAIAAGIDLGYEGLSQPIWMHGSPTQLQELLDNLIDNGLRYAGRGSMVTVRLSQAAGEILLSVEDNGPGVPSAYLSQLGERFFRVPGGGGDGSGLGLAIAQRIAEYHGAALRYHSGSEGGLVVELRFPAHPAEPA, encoded by the coding sequence ATGCCTGCGCCTGCCCTGTCCTGGCCTCGTCACTGGCTTGCCGGTGACCGCCGCCGCAGCCTGCGAAGGCGGCTGCTGCTGTTTCTGCTGCTGCCGTTGATGATGCTGCTGGTTGCCGGCGCCGCCGTCACCTACCTGGGCGCTCTGGCTTATTCCAACCGCATTCACGACCGCAACCTGGTCGACAGCGCGATGGCGCTGGCGCAGCTGCTGAATCAGCGGCCGGCGGGCGAAAAGCTGACCGCCCAGGCGCGTTTTCTGCTGGAATACGATCCCGACGGCCGCAATTATTTCAGCATCCGCTCGATGCGCCACGGCATCACCACCGGCAGTGATGATCTGGCTCCATCCGACCATCCGCCTCAGCTTGATCGTGGTGCGGTGCTGTATGACACCCGTTTTTTCGACCGCAAGATCCGCGTTGCCGCGCTGGTGATGCCGAATCGTTACGAACCCTCCGACCTGCTGACCGTGAGCGTGGCCGAGACCCTGGAAGATCGCCGCCGCCGGGCACGTGAAATCCTGCTGCTGGCCATACCTACCCAAACGGTACTGATTCTGGCGATGTTTGCCCTGGTCTGGTTCGGCGTCAATCACGGTCTGCGCGAACTGCAGCCGCTGACCGAACGCCTGGCCCGCCGCGAACACGATCTGGCACCGATCACCGATGCCGACGTGCCCGAAGAGGTCCAGCCGCTGACTCGCACCATCGACGGCCTGTTCGGCCGTCTGCGCAGCATGCTGAACCTGCAGGAACGATTTATCGCCGACGCGGCCCACCAGTTGCGCACCCCCCTGGCCGGGCTTCGTGTCCACGCCGACCGTCTGCAGCGCCCGCAGACACCGGAAGAAACCGCCGACGCCATCGGCCAGATCCAGCGACTGGTCGAGCGCGCGAGCCGATCCACCAGCCAGCTGCTAGCCCTCACGCGGGCTCAAAGCACCCAGGTCCATGACCTGGCCGATCAGACCATCGATCTGGCGACCCTGATTCCCGAACTGGTCGGCCTGCGCGTACAGGAGGCGATCGCGGCCGGCATCGACCTGGGCTACGAGGGCCTGAGCCAGCCGATCTGGATGCATGGTTCGCCGACCCAGCTGCAGGAGCTGCTGGACAATCTGATCGACAACGGGCTGCGCTACGCCGGGCGCGGCAGCATGGTGACGGTGCGCCTGAGCCAGGCAGCAGGGGAAATCCTGCTCAGCGTCGAAGACAACGGCCCGGGCGTGCCCTCGGCCTATCTCAGCCAGCTCGGCGAACGCTTTTTCAGGGTCCCCGGCGGCGGCGGTGACGGCAGCGGACTGGGACTGGCCATTGCCCAGCGAATTGCCGAATACCATGGCGCCGCTCTTCGCTACCACTCAGGCAGCGAAGGCGGCCTGGTGGTGGAGCTGCGCTTTCCGGCCCATCCTGCCGAACCGGCCTGA
- a CDS encoding response regulator, whose protein sequence is MRILVVEDDPSIASGVCASLRQGGHAVDHMTDGGQADTALRDTPYDLAVLDLGLPGLDGSEILQRLRKRGTQLPVLILTAREGLRERVRVLDLGADDYLVKPFALVEFEARVRALLRRASAQGMPELQIGRLRLDLPGHRIWLDDEPLELTAREFGLLEALASRPDRVTSRAQLVEALCSWDEELTDNGLDIAIHRLRRKLSGSGANVRTIRGLGYLLEEDTEPSP, encoded by the coding sequence ATGCGTATCCTTGTCGTTGAAGATGATCCCTCGATTGCCTCCGGTGTCTGCGCCTCGCTGCGCCAGGGCGGGCATGCGGTCGATCATATGACTGACGGCGGCCAGGCCGACACCGCGCTGCGCGATACGCCTTATGATCTGGCCGTACTGGACCTGGGCCTGCCCGGACTCGATGGCAGCGAGATCTTGCAGCGCCTGCGCAAGCGCGGCACCCAGTTGCCGGTACTGATCCTGACCGCCCGGGAAGGCCTGCGCGAACGGGTCAGAGTTCTGGATCTGGGCGCCGATGATTACCTGGTCAAGCCCTTCGCCCTGGTGGAGTTCGAAGCCAGAGTCCGCGCCCTGCTGCGCCGGGCCTCGGCTCAGGGCATGCCCGAACTGCAGATCGGCCGCCTGCGTCTGGATCTGCCCGGACACCGGATCTGGCTCGACGATGAACCCCTGGAGCTGACGGCCCGTGAATTCGGCCTGCTGGAAGCCTTGGCCAGCCGCCCCGACCGGGTCACCAGTCGCGCCCAACTGGTGGAGGCCCTTTGCAGCTGGGACGAAGAGCTGACCGACAATGGTCTGGACATCGCCATCCATCGGCTGCGCCGCAAATTGTCGGGATCCGGAGCCAATGTCCGCACCATCCGTGGTCTGGGCTATCTGTTGGAGGAGGACACGGAACCCTCCCCGTGA
- a CDS encoding HIT domain-containing protein codes for MIPQTFVLDPRLAADTLPLGTLELCELRLMDDARYPWVVLVPQRPALVEVLDLDEAARTGLWREVHKVAEVLKAVSPCDKLNLATLGNVVSQLHIHVVARRRDDPAWPGPVWGHGQRQPLEPAAAGRISLDLRRELGLAAQ; via the coding sequence ATGATTCCCCAGACTTTCGTGCTGGACCCGCGCCTGGCGGCAGACACCCTGCCGCTGGGCACCCTGGAACTGTGCGAGCTGCGCCTGATGGACGACGCTCGCTACCCATGGGTGGTTCTGGTGCCGCAGCGCCCGGCGCTGGTCGAGGTGCTGGACCTGGACGAGGCCGCCCGGACCGGATTGTGGCGCGAAGTGCACAAGGTAGCTGAGGTGCTCAAGGCCGTATCCCCCTGCGACAAGCTCAATCTGGCCACCCTGGGCAATGTGGTGTCACAGCTGCATATCCACGTGGTGGCCCGTCGTCGGGACGATCCGGCCTGGCCTGGCCCGGTCTGGGGGCATGGCCAGCGGCAGCCGCTGGAGCCGGCGGCGGCTGGCCGGATCAGCCTGGATCTGCGGCGGGAACTGGGCCTGGCGGCTCAGTAG
- a CDS encoding dienelactone hydrolase family protein — protein MATTIQLTAGNDQLSAYLATPEGTPKGGLVIVQEIFGVNAHIRDVADRYAREGWLAIAPALFDPIQPGVELDYTADGLAEGLDFVGKLGFERPLAAIAAAAREIAHAGKVGVVGYCWGGSLAYLAAIKLGLPAVSYYGGRNTLFTDQVAKAPLMFHYGEHDAHISAADREQVRKANPDAPVYVYDADHGFNCDRRGSYDAAAAKLAQERTLAFFSQHLGA, from the coding sequence ATGGCAACCACGATCCAGCTCACCGCCGGCAACGATCAGCTCAGCGCCTACCTCGCCACGCCCGAAGGCACACCCAAGGGCGGCCTGGTCATCGTGCAGGAAATCTTCGGCGTGAACGCCCATATCCGTGATGTGGCCGACCGCTATGCCCGCGAAGGCTGGCTGGCCATCGCCCCGGCCCTGTTCGATCCGATCCAGCCCGGCGTGGAGCTGGACTACACCGCAGATGGCCTGGCCGAAGGTCTGGATTTTGTCGGCAAGCTGGGCTTCGAGCGACCGCTGGCCGCCATCGCCGCGGCAGCTCGGGAAATCGCGCATGCCGGCAAGGTCGGCGTGGTCGGCTATTGCTGGGGCGGTTCACTGGCCTATCTGGCCGCGATCAAGCTGGGTCTGCCGGCCGTCAGCTATTACGGCGGCCGCAACACCTTGTTCACCGACCAGGTCGCCAAGGCGCCACTGATGTTCCATTACGGTGAACACGACGCACATATCTCGGCGGCCGATCGCGAGCAGGTCCGCAAGGCCAATCCGGACGCGCCGGTCTACGTCTATGATGCCGACCATGGCTTCAACTGCGACCGCCGCGGCAGCTACGATGCCGCAGCGGCCAAGCTGGCGCAGGAGCGCACTCTGGCTTTCTTCAGCCAGCACCTCGGCGCATGA
- the rimO gene encoding 30S ribosomal protein S12 methylthiotransferase RimO: MSKPHRVGMVSLGCPKALVDSERILTQLRVEGYELVPSYTEADAVVVNTCGFIDAAVQESLDAIGEALHENGKVIVTGCLGKRSELIRESYPEVLAISGPQDYASVMEAVHQALPPQRNPLLDIIPDTGIKLTPKHYAYLKISEGCNHRCSFCIIPSMRGDLVSRPVDEVLVEAEKLVRGGVKELLVVSQDTSAYGVDVRYAERQWRDQAWRTRMTELCKGLGELDAWVRLHYVYPYPHVDELMPLMAEGRILPYLDMPLQHASPRILKLMKRPGDIDRTLERIAKWRREVPGLTLRSTFIVGFPGETDAEFEELLDFLREAKLDRVGAFTYSPVDGAPANDLPGAVSEELKEDRLERFMEVQAEISAARLREKVGQTIRVLIDEVGPGHAVGRSSADAPEIDGVVHIGQADGLKVGSFATVKVTGADAHDLHAVVAD, from the coding sequence ATGAGCAAGCCCCATCGAGTAGGTATGGTTTCACTGGGCTGCCCCAAGGCCCTGGTGGATTCCGAGCGGATTCTGACCCAGCTGCGGGTCGAGGGTTATGAACTGGTGCCCAGTTACACCGAAGCCGATGCGGTGGTGGTGAATACCTGCGGCTTTATCGATGCCGCCGTGCAGGAGTCGCTGGACGCGATCGGCGAGGCGCTGCACGAGAATGGCAAGGTCATCGTCACCGGCTGCCTGGGCAAACGCTCGGAGCTGATCCGCGAATCCTATCCGGAAGTCCTGGCGATCAGCGGTCCCCAGGATTACGCCAGCGTGATGGAGGCCGTGCATCAGGCACTGCCGCCGCAGCGCAATCCCTTGCTGGACATCATTCCGGATACCGGCATCAAGCTGACGCCCAAGCACTACGCCTATCTGAAGATTTCCGAAGGCTGCAATCACCGCTGCAGCTTCTGCATCATTCCCTCCATGCGCGGCGACCTGGTCAGCCGGCCTGTCGACGAAGTGCTGGTCGAAGCCGAGAAGCTGGTGCGTGGCGGAGTCAAGGAGCTGCTGGTCGTCTCGCAGGATACCAGTGCCTACGGCGTCGATGTGCGTTATGCCGAGCGGCAGTGGCGTGATCAGGCCTGGCGGACCCGCATGACCGAGTTGTGCAAGGGGCTGGGCGAGCTGGATGCCTGGGTGCGCCTGCATTATGTCTACCCGTATCCGCACGTCGATGAACTGATGCCGCTGATGGCCGAGGGACGGATCCTGCCGTATCTGGATATGCCGTTGCAGCATGCCAGTCCGCGCATCCTCAAGCTGATGAAGCGGCCAGGGGATATCGATCGCACGCTGGAGCGCATTGCCAAATGGCGGCGCGAAGTGCCTGGCCTGACCTTGCGCAGCACTTTTATCGTCGGCTTCCCCGGCGAGACCGATGCCGAGTTCGAGGAGCTGCTGGATTTCCTGCGGGAGGCGAAACTGGACCGGGTCGGCGCCTTCACCTACTCGCCGGTCGATGGCGCACCGGCCAACGATCTGCCGGGTGCGGTCTCCGAAGAGCTGAAGGAAGACCGCCTGGAGCGCTTCATGGAAGTGCAGGCGGAGATTTCGGCGGCGCGGCTGCGTGAAAAGGTGGGTCAGACCATCCGGGTCCTGATCGACGAAGTCGGTCCGGGGCATGCCGTGGGTCGCTCTTCGGCCGATGCGCCGGAAATCGATGGCGTGGTGCATATCGGTCAGGCTGATGGCCTGAAGGTCGGCAGCTTCGCCACGGTAAAGGTGACCGGTGCGGATGCCCATGACCTGCACGCAGTCGTGGCAGACTGA
- a CDS encoding DUF3025 domain-containing protein, with protein sequence MRFRAPEREAVNPAVFRRPPLRDWLGDHADWLMGPDWPDAGQLTAALPMPGLRFVRQDAALLADGLHYEARIALHGAIATRPENWHDLFNALIWLRYPGLKQALNLQQMLEIDKVGARTRSRVQCALTHFDEAGVMVRLRDPALLALWDRHDWAGLFLDQREAWRDGRIECRIFGHALLEHALVSGALLVGKAMVVLDQRPVWPADTSLAAILASEIADGRQLRDPQALRPLPLSGIAGWYKDDPGVDFYRQAPCFRPLRPGRAYPSPILAGAD encoded by the coding sequence ATGCGCTTTCGCGCACCTGAACGCGAGGCGGTAAATCCGGCGGTGTTCCGCCGGCCGCCGTTGCGGGACTGGCTGGGCGATCATGCCGACTGGCTGATGGGCCCTGACTGGCCTGATGCCGGGCAGCTCACTGCCGCCTTGCCGATGCCGGGCCTGAGGTTTGTGCGGCAGGATGCGGCGCTGCTGGCGGACGGTCTGCATTACGAGGCACGCATTGCCTTGCATGGCGCGATCGCGACACGCCCGGAAAACTGGCATGACCTGTTCAACGCCCTGATCTGGCTGCGGTACCCAGGCCTGAAGCAGGCTCTGAACCTGCAGCAGATGCTGGAAATCGACAAGGTCGGAGCACGTACCCGCAGCCGGGTGCAATGTGCCTTGACCCACTTCGACGAGGCCGGGGTGATGGTGCGCCTGCGTGATCCCGCCTTGCTGGCCTTGTGGGATCGACATGATTGGGCCGGCCTGTTTCTGGACCAGCGCGAGGCCTGGCGGGATGGGCGCATCGAATGCCGGATATTCGGCCATGCCTTGCTGGAGCATGCCCTGGTCAGTGGCGCGCTGCTGGTGGGCAAGGCCATGGTGGTGCTGGATCAGCGACCGGTATGGCCGGCAGACACTTCGCTGGCGGCGATTCTGGCAAGCGAGATCGCCGACGGGCGTCAGCTGCGTGATCCGCAGGCGTTGCGGCCTTTGCCTCTGTCCGGTATCGCCGGCTGGTACAAAGACGATCCCGGGGTGGATTTCTACCGGCAGGCACCCTGTTTCAGGCCGTTGCGGCCCGGCCGTGCTTACCCGTCACCGATTCTGGCTGGCGCTGATTGA
- the trxA gene encoding thioredoxin, with protein MSTDLSAPHVFDVNQENFESDVVQGSLSTPILIDFWATWCEPCKTLGPMLEKLAAQYQGAFRLAKIDVDQNGELAGMFGIRSIPTVVLLKNGEIADGFSGALTEGQLREFLDKHIEAPSAQEPAAEEETAEESPAAAIRRLQSALAAEPERSDLKLDLAEALLDEGRPADMKPLLESLPADIAEDARVLRLRAALEFSQELTASPDDAALAQQIADDEQDWAARDQLALRHFFGGQAETALQSWLLILQHARDWNDGQARQRLLKAFSLLQDLDLVGRYRRRMASLLF; from the coding sequence GTGAGTACCGACCTTTCCGCCCCCCATGTATTTGATGTCAACCAGGAAAACTTCGAGTCCGATGTTGTCCAGGGCTCACTGAGCACCCCGATCCTGATTGATTTCTGGGCCACCTGGTGCGAGCCCTGCAAGACCCTGGGGCCCATGCTGGAGAAACTGGCCGCTCAATATCAGGGCGCCTTCCGCCTTGCCAAGATCGATGTGGACCAGAACGGCGAGCTGGCCGGCATGTTCGGCATCCGCAGCATTCCCACCGTCGTGCTGCTGAAGAACGGCGAGATCGCCGACGGTTTCAGCGGCGCCTTGACCGAAGGCCAGCTGCGGGAATTTCTGGACAAGCACATCGAAGCACCCTCCGCTCAGGAACCGGCGGCTGAAGAAGAGACTGCCGAGGAAAGTCCTGCCGCGGCGATCCGCCGGCTGCAGAGCGCGCTGGCTGCGGAACCGGAGCGCAGCGATCTCAAGCTGGATCTGGCCGAGGCGCTGCTGGACGAAGGCCGCCCCGCCGACATGAAGCCGTTGCTGGAGAGCCTGCCGGCCGATATCGCCGAAGATGCACGCGTCTTGCGGCTGCGCGCGGCACTGGAATTCAGCCAGGAACTGACCGCCAGCCCGGATGATGCAGCCCTCGCGCAGCAGATCGCAGACGACGAGCAGGACTGGGCCGCCCGCGACCAGCTGGCACTGCGCCATTTCTTCGGTGGCCAGGCCGAAACCGCACTGCAGAGCTGGCTGCTGATCTTGCAGCATGCCCGTGACTGGAATGATGGACAGGCCCGCCAGCGCCTGCTGAAGGCCTTCAGCCTGCTGCAGGACCTGGACCTGGTCGGCCGCTATCGCCGGCGGATGGCCTCGCTGCTGTTCTGA
- a CDS encoding paraquat-inducible protein A, with protein sequence MFRRCALGPGESARCSCCGAVLEKVPRVSVRGMLALVLTGLALFLIANTTAIFSLQMGGARHSATAFEVISTMWSDHFYIVALVVVLTLVLAPLMKILLLCWLLFFAVRGRRAPGFKWLMVVLHHVRPWTMIEVFVLGVLVSIVKAELYFTVSTSPGLFAYAGIMILITMYSSFDIRMLWDLPLEERSS encoded by the coding sequence GTGTTCAGGCGCTGCGCGCTGGGACCGGGCGAAAGTGCCCGCTGCAGTTGCTGCGGGGCGGTGCTGGAGAAGGTGCCGCGGGTCAGCGTCCGCGGCATGCTGGCGCTGGTGCTGACGGGTCTGGCCCTGTTTCTGATTGCCAACACCACCGCCATTTTCAGTCTGCAAATGGGCGGGGCACGTCATAGCGCCACGGCCTTTGAGGTCATTTCCACGATGTGGTCCGATCATTTCTACATCGTGGCGCTGGTAGTGGTGCTGACTCTGGTGTTGGCGCCTTTGATGAAAATCCTGCTGCTGTGCTGGCTGTTGTTTTTCGCCGTGCGCGGCCGGCGGGCGCCGGGTTTCAAGTGGCTGATGGTGGTCCTGCATCATGTCCGGCCCTGGACCATGATCGAGGTCTTTGTGCTGGGCGTGCTGGTTTCCATCGTCAAGGCCGAGCTGTATTTCACGGTCAGCACCTCGCCGGGGCTGTTTGCCTATGCGGGCATCATGATTCTCATCACCATGTATTCTTCGTTCGATATCCGCATGTTGTGGGATCTCCCGCTGGAGGAGCGTTCATCTTGA
- a CDS encoding paraquat-inducible protein A yields MNQPPRARDMGLLACHVCGQISRNVKAESMLCPRCGSSLHPRKPNSLARSWALLLTAMLLYLPANLLPIMRTASPGDIDDNTILSGVVELWNNGSWDLAILVFTASIVVPALKFVALSLLLLSCQRGWGGWVRGRVRLYRVLEFIGYWSMLDVFVVALLTAVVRFGSLSKVEPLPGVIFFSLVVVLTMLASKSFDPRAIWDGKDGSK; encoded by the coding sequence TTGAATCAGCCGCCACGTGCCCGTGACATGGGCCTGCTGGCCTGCCATGTGTGTGGTCAGATCAGTCGCAATGTCAAGGCGGAGTCGATGCTGTGTCCGCGTTGCGGCAGCTCGCTGCACCCACGCAAGCCGAACAGTCTCGCTCGCAGCTGGGCCTTGCTGCTGACGGCGATGCTGCTGTACCTGCCGGCGAATCTGCTGCCCATCATGCGCACGGCCAGTCCAGGGGATATCGATGACAACACTATCCTGTCCGGGGTGGTGGAGTTGTGGAACAACGGGTCCTGGGATCTGGCCATTCTGGTGTTCACCGCCAGTATCGTGGTGCCGGCCTTGAAGTTCGTGGCCTTGTCCTTGCTGCTGCTGAGTTGTCAGCGAGGCTGGGGTGGCTGGGTCAGGGGCCGGGTGCGTCTGTATCGAGTTCTGGAATTCATCGGTTACTGGTCGATGCTGGACGTTTTCGTGGTCGCGCTGCTGACGGCCGTGGTTCGCTTTGGCTCGCTGAGCAAGGTGGAGCCGCTGCCTGGCGTGATCTTTTTTTCGCTGGTGGTGGTCCTGACCATGCTGGCATCAAAGAGTTTTGATCCAAGAGCGATTTGGGATGGGAAAGATGGATCCAAATAA
- a CDS encoding intermembrane transport protein PqiB: MDPNNPQGTGSGDVPTPIIKRRSWSDYLIWLLPALVAVIGLSLLIHGWLSRGPSIDITFQTADGLDTNKTQVKYKNVVIGTASNIRLSPDRDHVVVTVDLNDDAAKFATKGSRFWVVRPRIGAGGVSGVGTLFSGSFIAADVGNTQIQQTHFKGLETPPSVLHGVPGKQFVLHADDLGSLDIGSPIYYRRIQVGHVASYELDPDGRHVSLRVFIDSPNDKYVTGDTRFWNASGFDVALGSDGLKVQTQSLTSILAGGIAFGQPMRRVQPPAADENASFQLFGDQATAMAPPDGEPMYVHFDFPHPLRGLKTGADVEFLGIHVGKVVNLGLNYDAGKHTFPQLVGAVIYPQRLGKAYEQLQQAVGKHGAEPAMSEIFSRMIEHGLRAQAKSGNLLTGQLYITIDFVPHATPVAFDKNRQPLDIPTAPGGLDHLQDEVGEIVAKVNKMPFQQIGEHLNDSLAGLSTMLKNVNADTLPQLNKTLASAQQTMGTANNAFASDSPLQQGLGGSLHQLQRAAESLRSLTDYLGRYPQALLRGRPADPAYKATPAARSSETPRSQP; encoded by the coding sequence ATGGATCCAAATAATCCGCAGGGCACCGGCAGCGGGGATGTGCCGACACCGATCATCAAGCGGCGAAGCTGGTCGGACTATCTGATCTGGCTGCTGCCGGCGCTGGTGGCCGTGATCGGTCTTTCGCTGCTGATCCATGGCTGGCTTTCACGCGGGCCCTCGATCGACATCACCTTCCAGACGGCTGATGGTCTGGACACCAACAAAACCCAGGTGAAGTACAAGAACGTCGTCATCGGCACCGCCAGCAATATCCGGCTCAGCCCGGATCGCGATCATGTCGTGGTGACAGTGGACCTGAATGACGACGCGGCGAAGTTCGCCACCAAGGGCAGCCGTTTCTGGGTGGTGCGCCCGCGTATCGGTGCCGGTGGCGTATCTGGTGTCGGCACCTTGTTTTCCGGCTCGTTCATCGCCGCGGATGTCGGCAACACCCAGATTCAGCAGACCCACTTCAAGGGTCTGGAAACGCCGCCCTCGGTGCTCCACGGGGTGCCCGGCAAGCAGTTTGTGCTGCATGCCGATGATCTGGGGTCGCTGGATATCGGTTCGCCGATCTATTATCGCCGCATCCAGGTTGGTCATGTCGCATCCTACGAGCTGGATCCCGATGGCCGGCATGTCTCGCTGCGGGTCTTTATCGACAGTCCCAATGACAAGTACGTGACTGGCGATACCCGCTTCTGGAATGCCAGCGGCTTCGATGTCGCGCTGGGTTCAGACGGCTTGAAGGTACAGACCCAGTCGCTGACCTCGATTCTGGCCGGCGGCATCGCTTTCGGTCAGCCGATGCGCAGGGTCCAACCGCCGGCGGCTGATGAAAATGCCAGTTTCCAGCTGTTTGGCGACCAGGCCACCGCCATGGCGCCGCCCGACGGCGAGCCGATGTACGTGCACTTCGACTTTCCGCATCCGCTGCGCGGTCTGAAAACCGGGGCCGACGTTGAATTTCTGGGCATTCATGTCGGCAAGGTGGTCAATCTCGGCCTCAATTACGACGCTGGGAAGCACACCTTTCCGCAGTTGGTGGGGGCGGTGATTTATCCGCAGCGCCTGGGCAAGGCTTACGAGCAGCTGCAGCAGGCCGTGGGCAAGCACGGTGCCGAGCCGGCGATGAGCGAGATCTTCTCGCGGATGATCGAGCATGGTCTGCGGGCCCAGGCCAAGTCGGGCAATCTGCTGACCGGACAGCTGTACATCACCATCGACTTCGTGCCGCATGCCACGCCGGTGGCCTTCGACAAGAACCGTCAGCCGCTGGATATTCCGACGGCCCCGGGCGGGCTGGACCATCTGCAGGACGAGGTCGGCGAAATCGTGGCCAAGGTCAACAAGATGCCCTTCCAGCAGATCGGGGAGCATCTCAATGATTCGCTGGCCGGTCTCAGCACGATGTTGAAGAACGTCAATGCCGACACCTTGCCGCAGCTGAACAAGACTCTGGCGTCGGCGCAGCAGACGATGGGCACGGCCAACAATGCTTTCGCCAGCGATTCACCGCTGCAGCAGGGGCTGGGTGGTAGTCTGCATCAGCTGCAGCGCGCGGCCGAATCTCTGCGTTCGCTGACCGACTACCTGGGTCGTTATCCCCAGGCCTTGCTGCGCGGCCGTCCGGCCGATCCGGCTTACAAGGCCACGCCTGCGGCCCGTTCCAGTGAAACTCCGAGGAGCCAACCATGA
- a CDS encoding PqiC family protein — protein MIRLSRLKGAFSAAVCAFGLAACSSAPIHYYTLVPSAPAGARAPTADFAFELLPVQLPADVDTPQLVVRDGQSGEQLMDNEHWIAPLSDQIQQALSAHLSLDLSAQDLTGLPQGQRHVLRVRVNVRRFESMPGQHALLEAAWVVHPLWQGQGHDLVCSSLIRVPVTAGYEALMLGHQQALATLSRQIASVAAPLASGLTPACPAG, from the coding sequence ATGATCCGCCTGTCCCGTCTCAAGGGCGCATTCTCTGCCGCCGTGTGCGCCTTCGGGCTGGCAGCCTGTTCTTCAGCGCCGATCCATTACTACACCCTGGTACCGTCAGCTCCTGCCGGCGCCCGGGCGCCGACCGCGGACTTCGCTTTCGAACTGCTGCCGGTACAGCTGCCGGCCGATGTCGACACCCCGCAGCTGGTCGTGCGTGATGGCCAGTCCGGTGAGCAGCTGATGGACAACGAGCACTGGATTGCGCCGCTGTCCGATCAGATCCAGCAGGCGCTGTCCGCACATCTGAGTCTGGATCTGTCGGCGCAAGACCTGACCGGCCTGCCGCAAGGCCAGCGGCATGTGTTGCGGGTCCGGGTCAATGTTCGCCGCTTCGAGTCCATGCCCGGCCAGCACGCGCTGCTGGAGGCCGCCTGGGTGGTGCATCCGCTGTGGCAGGGGCAGGGCCATGATCTGGTCTGCAGCAGCCTGATCAGGGTGCCGGTCACGGCGGGTTACGAGGCCTTGATGCTTGGTCATCAGCAGGCGCTGGCGACCTTGAGCCGGCAGATCGCCAGCGTGGCCGCGCCGCTGGCCAGCGGCCTGACTCCGGCCTGTCCGGCAGGTTGA